In the Desulfomonilia bacterium genome, one interval contains:
- a CDS encoding transcriptional repressor yields MKSSSIEYAILKLLDENNSHLKAHEVYEALHPGFQSVNPSTIYRALDRLAHAGKISVSDMGT; encoded by the coding sequence ATGAAGTCATCTTCCATTGAATATGCGATTTTAAAATTACTGGATGAAAATAATTCTCATCTTAAAGCGCATGAAGTATATGAAGCGCTTCATCCCGGATTTCAGTCTGTAAATCCCTCTACCATTTATCGGGCGCTGGACCGTCTGGCGCATGCAGGAAAAATTTCAGTATCTGATATGGGGACG